Genomic segment of Schistocerca piceifrons isolate TAMUIC-IGC-003096 chromosome 1, iqSchPice1.1, whole genome shotgun sequence:
TTGTACAATGTTCCTCCTGCTAAGAAAAATGCATTTAAAACATTACCTATAATGAAAACATAACAAATGAGGCATCATTCCACAACTAAACAAATTCCACAAGTGAATATGCCATTTTACATTGGAAATGCATCATGCCTTTAATAAACATAGCCTTTAGTTTGCTTCCTATTTTTACACAAGGACAGAGCTGGTTCAGTGAAGAGTAATAACATTCTATAAATGAAATTCAGTAGACCTACACGAAATCTTGGTCAGTTCTTTGTTCAACAAGATTAGTAAATCACAGACTGTGTACCACTAGTATAATAAGATTACTCCCAGAATTTAAAATATATGTTCCATTAAATATTATTTTCCTTGCATAGCACTGTAAACCTTCCATAAATCCTCCTTTAATCAACAAAATGCATGTGCAGATGAATCACCTTACAATCCGAAGAGTGTTTTGACACATCATTAATGCAGTAATTACTGCATCCACGAACAATGCATTGGAACTACATAACTTACTATCTTCTGACAAGCAAGCTATGTAACTGTGTTCCCTGTAACCTTATCCACACATTACATTTAATGTGAAATTGTCCCTTTTGcttaacagtaaaaaaataaatagtgaaAACCATCTTAAAAAACAAATTTGCTCTCCACTGCTAATATCATTCTTTCACAGTCACAATTTATTGCAGCAAAGTAATTTTTCTTATATTcaagttttataaatattttacaataatatagGGATTATCATACCAGAACTCTAATTTCAGCAAATTACTGTGGAAATTAACCTTCTCCAGCAGTTGTGGTATAAATTCAGTATCAGAGTATTATGTTCTTGTTTGCATTATTGCAGATTTCAGCTTTGATTTCTTGTTTGAATTTTTCTGTGGTGTTGTTGGGATTTTCTGTGGTGTCATTTGGAAGGCCAGATATCTTTTACATAGACAGTATAATAATTTGACAATGCTTACACAAGTTCTTGAACACAGTGTTACATAAAACATTTAATCTTACAAATAATTCAAACATTTGATCATCCACTTACATTATttgaacattgtaatgaaaactacaattttaatttccagtggcaTATCAGATTTTTATCTAGAactcttgataatacaaaagttcaaattaaCATTAACTTGTTTATTTCAAGTTTTTTGGGTTTTGGGTTCTGCTTCTTTATAGGAACTCATGATGCACATTAAAATGATTCCATCAAAGAAGTGTACTTATCATTTATGGTGTGTTAAATAAAGAAAttctatttacattttttgttcaaaGAGGCTTAAAAGGTATAACATCTCAATCGGTACAATTCaagattgcacaatatacaacAGTGGCAGTATATACACATAATATATAAATGTAAGTTGATATATATCTTGCTTCCTTTTAACTGACAAGTTGTATAAAgaccactttttattatttagtattTTATGGCAATACACAATAGTACACTGGAAATGAAATGCATTTATTTTCTGGAAAGGTTTGTATCTTCACAACCACACTTGAATTTGTAAGATTTGCAGTGAAAAGGAAAGAGTAAAATTATGAATGTGAAACATATATAATGAAACAGAAAGAGAAACAAAGACTTATCTAAACTAACTCTTTATTTATAGCATAACAAAAACATAGACACAGATACAAAGGAGCTGTATACAATAACAGAATCTGAAGTATAACAACATATTTCTTCAAACAAACCTTTGGTTAAAAAGCAGTTAACTAAAAAAAATCTAGTCAATGTCTGCTATATACATTGCACAGTTAATGAAGAAACTGTGCTAATCAGCATTACATAAACTAGGTTACATAAAAATGCCAACATAATGCACTGTGAGGAAAATGGTAACCCACAATACAGCCTATCAGTATCATAGCATCACTCCACCCTACCATTAATCTTGAGAAGATGAGTATACAAGTGAATGATGtattacaaatcaaaattattttctggAGTAGCACAGGCATTGTCTTATTCAGTCATGTGAATTTTGCCTGCAATTCCAGTTCAGTTCTACTCATACATGAATGTCTTAAAGGTGTCACAGCACCTCAGCTATGACACAGATGAGTATATACTTCTTGCTAAATTTTTCTCCTTCATTTATTTAATACTGAGTATTCGGTGAGTGCCTCTGATTTTGGTGATATGAAGCCACTGAATTAGTAGGGTTGACCACTGATGTAGGGTTAGGTGACAGCAGTTGATGCTGAGGTGATTGTCTCAGTTCATTCCTAGTCGGATTAAATCCCTGTGTTGCTCCTGAAGAACTACACTTATTATTTGTATAACTGGGAGGTCCACTAGTATTAACACTATTAGTTGCACCATTTACTGATACACCACCTCTTGTCGAAGAACTGTTGGCAGTGCTTgcacctccaccactgtgataagACCCATACGAAGAATCTGCTGAATCCTGTCTGCGTGATATTATGCCGTACATTGACTCTGGACGAGCAGAACCTCCACCATATTTGTTTGTCCCTGTGTTGCATCCAGTCCCACTACTGCACTGACTTACACCGTATACACCACCTGCCTCAGGACGACTAGCAACTGTCGCTACTCCACGAACTCCATAGATACTATCTGATCTTTGCTGCAGCTGACTTTGCTGGTTTTGAGCATTTTGGTTGGTAACATTCAGGTTTTGGTTGAACCTCATAGGATACAAAGATTGTGCTGGCACCAGAGGACCAGGTCTTGGAAGTCCATCCCTCTGTGCACAGGCAGGGCCTGAAGGCACTTTACTGTACACAGACTGTGAACGGTTCAGATTagctctggtcaatggtggtgatTTTGCATACAGTGATTTGGTGCCTCCATACAAAGACTCCACTCTGTCAAGTTTACAGGGTGGTGCTGAGTAGAGACTGGCTGTTGTCAAACTTGGACAATAAGCATTACCAGGACCTGAAACAAATTTATCTAACATTACAAGCTGCCCAAACTATCACACTGATGCACTAGATGGACTAAATCTTTTATTGCAGCACTGTTGAACATATGAATGACAAAGAACAAACACTCATTCTTGAGCTCTGAAAATTTTGTAAGCAGTTCCTATGATGGTGGGGAAAAGCAGACACTACATGAAAGAAACAAACATGATAACATGTAGATAAGGTAGTAATAGTAACTGTAACATCAACATGTTTTAAGAACTAGAAAGGATACAGTAgtgcaaactttaaacataattgttACTTCCAACTCTTTGTCAATTCACTGCCTCTCATGTAACCCAGAATTAGAGCTTTTCCTGCTCTCCATCATCAGTATACCTCTCCTTTGTCATTATATGTGTCATACTTGTGTTTTCCTACTGAAAAAAATACTTACCATGTTCTGAAAGTTTCAGATCTTAAGTATATTtattctacttgtgtgtcaataaaATTGTCTAGTTGCTCCTATTTCACCAACTTTATTGTCCTTCTATGTCTCACATTCATATTATGAATATGcacacattgaaaaaaaaatattgcatcacCACGGTTCTAGGTTTCCTCACCCTTTACATAAAAATGGAATAgatataaaaaaattcagttctCCTTTATCATTCACAAAAAGAATTGCAAGTTGTACAATAATAATGTAGACTTTCAGAATTTGTGTTCCAGACTGCGGAATACACAAGTACCTCTAGTACCTGGTAACAtgtcctctagcattgatgcatgcctacattcattatggcatactatccactagattgtcaaggcactgttggtccagacagtCCCATACCTAAATTCCAACTCAGCACAGATATCTCAGATTGGTTGATGGATCATCTCAtccaaaaacagcccttttcaatgtatcacaGGGATGATAagaagggttcatgtctggagaacatgctgaccattcTAATCTAGTGAGTTCATTATCACGAAGGAACacattcacaagaagtgcatgaTGAGCACAAGAATTGTCATCCATTAAGACACAAATCCCTCTACAAAATGCTGCCAATATGATTGCACTATACATCAGATAATGTCACCTCTGTCTCATATAGTTGTCTGATCGGCTTCAGTGATCACAAGTGGAGTACTTTGCCCCGCATgatgccacaccaaaacatcagggaaccaccACATTACTGCACTTGCTAGGCAATGTGTCTAAGACATTCAGGCTGACAGGACTACCTCAAAAAAaagtctccaacaattgtctgatTAAGGCATATGCAAGTTTCATTTGTAAATAGAACTTGATGCCAATTTCGAATAAGTCCATTCACcttgttgttgggccaatctgtaaaGCACTGCATGGTATCTAGGTGTTAGATGTTGGACCTGGCTACAGACATCAGGAATGAAGTTGCACTATttcgcactgtttgagtcgtaacacaacagtctgtggctgcacaaaaatcaTTATTCAGCATGATTGCATTCCTCTCATGGCTGCTTTGAGCTGAAATCCATAAGTAGCAGTCTTtagctgcagtagtagcctttgagtGGCCTCATCAAGGCAATTCATTGACACTTCCTGTGTGTCTGaacctcctccatgtccaaacaacatcactttggtccaCTCTGAGACATCTTGAGCGCCCTTCCTGTCACAACGTAACAATGCAGATATGATCAAACTTCAAAACTGACCTTCAGGGCATGGCAAACTAGAGACAATATGAGTAGTGTACTTCCTTCCTGATGTTATGATTGGAACTGACTGATTGTCATACCCACTCCATCACATAGGCACTGCACATCATAAAGGGACACACTCCTCTAGCATTAGCATTACTTTTACAAGGAAATGTACTCAAATAAGATTAGGTTTTTGTTAtaccagatatttaaaaaaaaaacagtaccagGAAAAACGGAGGAAATATCCTCTATCATTATGTTAAAAACggaaaaaatacattaaaactatACCTGTTGGTGAGGCTGGAGTTGGTGGTCCTGCCTGGTTAACTGCTGATCGGTACAAGTCTGTGGCACGTAGCGTGTTGTATGTGGAGCCATTAAACTTAGGACCAGATGGCTTCTCCAGTTCATCATATGGGTCTTCATCAGAGTGGATGCTTGATGAATCTGGAAAGATGTCAAATATTGTATCTCCATAACCAAATCAAACCTTTCTTGAATATGTATGACACAAAACATGTTTTGAATATAATGAAGGGAGTTCTTGGTAAAGTAGGAAGCAAGCTGCACTACAACAATGCTATCAATTTTAACAAGTAAGTGAGTTACTCGCCATACCTATTACGAATGTAATGACACATCATTAAACCCATagtttcaaagttttattttctTGATAAGATTTTATGACATCTGAAATAGTATTATTCCTATGTTTGTAGAGCTAGACAGATATTAAAATTTAAGTGTGATTGATTGAAAAAAAATGCTCTCTGGCTGCTGTACACTATACTGAATTCTGTCTCTCATGcaatcaaaataataatttatACATCAATTTTTCAAGGTTTTTATGAACTGAGAGTTTTGACTACGTCAGTGTGGGTTAATACAGTCACTCTATAGGATGGCAGtcccttttttaaattaaaaatctagcagtgtaattcactacaaaatatcatttatgttgtgcttgatacagtttctaaaacttaaagatgTGACAGGCTTGCTCTCCACTGAGTTACATATTTATAAAATGAAGTTCTGTGTTCACTAAAATAGAATGAAAAATTAGATGATCACACTTTGCTTAGCATCAGGTATGGATCATAGAACAAGAATTTTGATTTTGATCTAAAGGATTTAAACCCATAAATGTTTGCAACACTTCAACACAAGTATGCAATAATTATTTCTGGTTTTCATAATATAACTTATtgtagattttatttcatatttgagAGTTAAAACAAATGTGAGCCAGTCTATAGAGTTTCATACTAATATGTGGTACACAGGGGAACTCAAACAAGAAAGCATGCTACGCAACTGCCAAAGTCGACAAAAATTCAATGTTTAATACGTTTTCAATAAAAATCCAATACAAAGCAGGCAAACCATGCAGCAACCAACTTAACATGGTAGCTCATGCTGAAAGAAAAGTAGTCCATGATATACATATTCACTAAATTGTTATCATTCAAGAGTTCTGCTTAAATAACAGCCAATTTTCTTAGTTGTAGTCATAAGGTACAACAAATACAGATTCCGTATGTGTGTCTGGAAAGAGTATATGTAAATTTGCATTTTTGTTCTGCGCTGCACTTGACAATGAATTCTAGAGAgaaattacaagttacacaataatGATTTTCTTGACATATATCTGAGTGACCTTTAGCACTCACTGTTCTCAGAAACCAACATAACATTTCTTCTTTCTGAAGTACGACCAAATGCAAATGGGGGAACTATGGCCATATGTACTACACAGGCAGTAATATTAAATTACAGCTGGTCATCTCAGCCTTCAGACCTTCTCATAAGCTTGTAGCTGCCATGTTGCATACTCATGAACATGAGGTGCCAACGATAAAAATTGGGCACAGTGAGCTTGTGAGTTCCCACTGAGTCCATGAGACTCGTAGACAGTGAGTGCCTTTTGCCATAGCGCTATGACAATGAAGGCACACCTTCTACAAACTTTAGGTGACAGGACTTACATCCTACTAGACAGACCCAGAATACACCAGAATAATTCCAGGTGGTATAATTTCAGGATGCTAGTTGTTTAAATTTTTATTAGGAATTTGTCATTTCACAGTAGATGAATGTGATGCTGATGACAatgttcctgaattttcctgaagttTCTCTTGTTTGCTCATAAAACCAtctcaaataaaaatgttttatttttatttttattttcatatctcTTTTAGTTTCTGAAGAGTGATGGATTAAAATCATACAAATTGATGCATTTCTTTCATTCACTGTCTAATTTATCTCAGTGATAAATGCAGTTAAAAAGCTCAGTCACAGATGAAGATTCAAGAAGTAATTATGTCTCacagttacaaaaaattaaaaaggaaaataattttttgggaATGGAATTATACAAAATGTTCCATTGAAATTATGTCCTTTAGTTTCACTGAACAGTTTGAATACTATTTCTAATTTGAATGGTATTTCTTATTTACCAAAGGAATTATCTACTAAGTTTCAACTTGGGACCATTGTAGGAATCTTAATTTTCCACTTTACTTTTTTTAGCACtctcatttcaaaaaaaaaatccttcattATTTTAAAGAGGTAAGAAAAAAAGGGAGGTGGTGTATTCAACAGAACaaatgtttattattgttatttttaatttcagaTAGTGACTGATGTGATCCTGTTGGTTATATTCAGTGCCAAAGAGAGGGAAGCGAAGTGTTACTCATATACAAGGGAAACACCATGTCTGTGAAAAGATGTAAATGGAAAAATATCATACATTTGAGATCCACAACAGTTTTAAAAGGCAGTAAGGACACAGTCAATGACAAGCATGTGTTGATGTGTGTGTTGGATCTGTGGTCATTCAAAATTGTCAGGGGAGAAACATTTATTAGTCTTTCATAAGAACTAATCTGCATTGGTATGAAGGACAACACAGTGAGTGCACAAGAGGTTTTGCCTTCTGCAAGAAATGTCTTGATATCAAAAGATATAGTCAATGACATGAGAAGTTAGATCTTGTCTAAAGAAAAGGAAGCCTTTGATCAGAGTGAGTGTAATATAACATCTGATCTTTGAACTGACAATTACCACAAAATGGATTATGTTACTGCTCAGTATTATTGTAGATTTTGAAGACAGATGTGAATTGAGAAACAACAAAGTTTCCAGATGTCACCAAcatcagcgaaaaaaaaaaattacagagttACATGAAAAAGTGCAATACCACCTCCTAACTTGTTAGGAATTGATCGtagaattgcatatgcaaataGGAAGTAACATTCTGGTTGAATGTGAACTAGTGTTACTAATGGAttggcaggtacaaaattatctgggTCTCCTAGAAGGTAAGGGTTAATTaaacataatataattaataatgatgttattaatacaaatgtgatAGAATCCctgaaagtaaagtatgggtgaaatggaattttttcgaTATCTCCATTTAGCCCTAACgggttattagaccctgtttgatggggaaaaaataagtgaattgctgccatagctgcaataataaatggtgatacaaaatgaaatgtaaagaatcaATTTAATGTTGTGTTATCAACAGCAAGTCCTCCTCAcactcattgaactaaatctgttcctaagtaTGGAATTGCTGATAGTAAATTAGTCattactgttgcacctcagaatgatatttggCCTCAAGGTAAAATGTATcttataaatgcagttgctataactaagaatagaattactgtaccaattatttaggtgtgcatatatatatatatatatatatatatatatatatatatatatatatatatatatatatatatatatatgtgtgtgtgtgtgtgtgtgtgtgtgtggatggatatgtgtgtgtgtgcaagtgtatacccgtcctttcttccccctaaggtaagtctttctgctcccgggattggaatgactccttaccctctcccttaaaacccacatcctttcgtctttccctctccttccctctttcctaatgaggcaacagtttgttgcgaaagcttgaattttgtgtgtatgtttgtgtttgtttgtgtgtctgtcgacctgccagcactttcatttggtaagtcacatcatctttgtatatacaTAAGATCCATAGTAAATTCCTCATCCTACATATCCTCTGAACTAAGCAAAAGGACGTTTGTAATGGATCATGAGTCGACCAAAAGAAAGCTCTGCAACACAACGAACTTACTGCCAGGTGCAGTGCATTGCATTACCACAGCATTAAGGCAAACATTGCctaaaaaattccttagtgaaaaATTGCCTGAAATTTATAGATCCTTCCAGACAGTGTGTAGAGCTGTAGGATACATAAAATGCTCTGGTTCAATGGCAACATTAGGAGGGAAAAAAAGCCATTACATCAAGATGTTGCAACTACATGGAGTAGGATCTACATGATGCTGAACTCATTTCATTTGTAAAGAAAAGACACTGGGAACTTGTTATTGGGGAAAAGCAAGCAGCAAATGATATCTTACTATCAGTCTGTTGTAAGATATGCCATAATTACATCCCTGGAATCTTTAAAAGAAACCACAAATGATGTGAATGTTGAAACAGATCTGACCCTGCCCTATGTAGCACCACGGGCATTACATTTATTGTATTCCTGTCAAAGTGAAGATGACAATGTGGTGTTCAAATTACTGAGAAGACATGCAGGAACTTTTCTAAAAGAGAAAGTCATTAATAAACTACGAGATTCTCATTACATTTCCACATTGTTTCATCCGCGTTTCAAGGAATTGTAGTTCTAAATGAGGAAAAGAGAGAAAATATAAATCAAACTTTTTCTCATAAGTTAGATAGCATAATTGCGGAAGAACAGAAAAAAGATCTGATGCTTTCTTCCATAAAAAAGTTCCAGAGCTGATGTTCATCTACTTCCATATGTAAAAGTGGACCTGAGAGATACCTGACCATGGATGGCCCTGGTAATGACTTCAAGAATATTTAGTCTTGGAGGAAGGCCAATGTTTGTGTCTTCCCTAAAAAAGTctcaaaagcaataaaagaagttCTATGCATTTCCACCATTTCCACCAATAGTGCtacaaattaaagaaattttatcaTATTGGCTTATTTACATCAGAGTAACACTGCTGTATCGGTTTTATTAATCCATACAAATATGAGGGACAAGCAAATTATCTTATGAAGATTAATATCGCACAAGATGAAACATAAATAATTtgtgtaaatacacacacacacacacacacacacacacacacacacacacacacacacacagtgttacacTAATTTTATGGCATTTTTGATACTACACTGTTTCTAAACAAGAGAGCAAGAAAATGCAAAGACCAAAATACTATGTTAGTGAAATAACGTGTTCATTAAGTGTTTACTTATTATGTATTCATATACATTCATTAGCAGGTCATTCATTATTACTCTCCAACTATTTCCCTTTCACTAGGAGTATGACTGAGTTGCCTCATTCATGAGCACCTGCGTTCAAGTCATAAGGCATTTCCATTAACTTCACATGCAAGAGAGAAcagtctttcacatcatttgtagAGACACTAAGCTTTTATGATTAGTTATCTGAGAGATATGATTCAGTAACATGCCACAGCAGCAttcatgtttcataattttgttctcaGCCATGTTAGCTCATTTTAAAAATGGTGGTCAATAACAATTCAGATCCAAGTTTTT
This window contains:
- the LOC124785783 gene encoding neurogenic protein big brain-like codes for the protein MFVAAQCGGGIAGAALLYGVTLPASGGGLVSSSQSPVLSTLVSLPPHFTAWEGFGVEFILTFVVVFTYCVSMDSYRRWLGGSSVSIGMAYLACSLVSTPSLNPARALGPAFVMNKWEDHWVHWLGPILGGIVSGLIYEYIFNPRRHFHHQKESIDGDSSSIHSDEDPYDELEKPSGPKFNGSTYNTLRATDLYRSAVNQAGPPTPASPTGPGNAYCPSLTTASLYSAPPCKLDRVESLYGGTKSLYAKSPPLTRANLNRSQSVYSKVPSGPACAQRDGLPRPGPLVPAQSLYPMRFNQNLNVTNQNAQNQQSQLQQRSDSIYGVRGVATVASRPEAGGVYGVSQCSSGTGCNTGTNKYGGGSARPESMYGIISRRQDSADSSYGSYHSGGGASTANSSSTRGGVSVNGATNSVNTSGPPSYTNNKCSSSGATQGFNPTRNELRQSPQHQLLSPNPTSVVNPTNSVASYHQNQRHSPNTQY